In Engraulis encrasicolus isolate BLACKSEA-1 chromosome 15, IST_EnEncr_1.0, whole genome shotgun sequence, the following proteins share a genomic window:
- the LOC134464692 gene encoding zinc finger protein 543-like isoform X1, producing the protein MEYEISAIFHYIDESHKQTCSDLEKASQFITESLKSEIQRNTTLCRLIHRLEERAAENGRSQSEQVESNRQLKLQVDELQKQLEEKDDSLTQAKQSIAILTNELTNLQQQLQSHQSSCRTTQEVADGLQEGESQASVVKEEDGPLQNVDICIKEEEDDAAVADLYQCTQSDETDSAPEQITSSSADIKAEPVQEEDEKSDVAPVVSSDVAPVVISDLAPVVSSDMAPVVSFVIAKPFATKRCLKRHQSIHTRDDPNQCGQGGKGFNTAAHLEQQQLTHTAEKAHQCQQCKRCFRCPKRLKRHQLTHQTPNQCGQCGKCFARAGTLKLHQLIHTGQKAHQCGECGKCFTRADNLKVHQLIHTGQKTHQCGQCGKCFTRAGTLKLHQLVHTGQKPHQCGQCGKCFSRADALKVHQLIHTGQKPHQCGQCERSFQRPEALRRHKLTHT; encoded by the exons ATGGAGTATGAG ATAAGTGCCATTTTCCACTATATTGATGAAAGCCACAAACAAACCTGTAGTGACCTTGAGAAGGCCAGCCAATTCATCACAGAATCATTGAAG AGTGAGATCCAGAGGAACACAACTCTGTGCAGGTTAATCCACCGTCTGGAAGAGAGGGCAGCTGAGAATGGAAGGAGCCAATCAGAGCAGGTGGAGTCAAACCGGCAGCTGAAGCTCCAGGTGGATGAACTACAGAAACAACTGGAGGAGAAAGACGACTCCTTAACACAagccaaacag AGTATTGCAATCCTGACGAATGAACTGACAAACCTGCAACAGCAGCTGCAGAGCCACCAGAGTAGTTGCAg GACGACTCAGGAAGTGGCTGATGGACTGCAGGAAGGAGAGAGCCAGGCCAGTGTGGTG AAAGAGGAGGACGGTCCACTGCAGAATGTAGACATCTGCAttaaagaggaagaagatgacgCAGCTGTTGCTGATTTATACCAGTGTACTCAATCtg ATGAAACTGACTCTGCCCCAGAACAGATCACCTCCTCATCTGCAGACATTAAAGCTGAACCAGTACAG GAAGAAGATGAGAAATCAGACGTGGCTCCTGTAGTCAGTTCAGACGTGGCTCCAGTCGTCATCTCAGACCTGGCTCCAGTCGTCAGCTCAGATATGGCTCCAGTCGTCAGTTTTGTCATCGCAAAACCTTTCGCTACAAAGAGGTGTTTGAAGAGGCACCAGAGCATCCACACCAGAGACGACCCCAATCAGTGCGGACAGGGTGGGAAAGGTTTTAATACAGCAGCACATCTTGAACAACAACAGCTTACACATACAGCAGAGAAAGCCCATCAATGCCAACAGTGTAAGAGGTGTTTTCGGTGCCCAAAACGCCTTAAACGACACCAACTTACACACCAGACACCCAATCAATGTGgacagtgtggtaaatgttttgCCCGAGCGGGGACCCTCAAACTacaccagctcattcacaccGGACAGAAAGCCCATCAATGTGGAgagtgtggtaaatgttttacacGGGCAGATAATCTCAAAGTacaccagctcattcacaccGGACAGAAAACCCATCAATGTGgacagtgtggtaaatgttttacacGGGCAGGTACTCTCAAACTACACCAGCTCGTTCACACCGGACAGAAACCCCATCAATGTGGACAGTGTGGGAAATGTTTTTCACGGGCAGATGCTCTCAAAGTACACCAGCTCATTCACActggacagaaaccccatcaatgtggacagtgtgagaggagttTTCAGCGCCCAGAAGCACTTAGACGACACAAGCTTACTCACACATGA
- the LOC134464692 gene encoding zinc finger protein 664-like isoform X2 codes for MEYESEIQRNTTLCRLIHRLEERAAENGRSQSEQVESNRQLKLQVDELQKQLEEKDDSLTQAKQSIAILTNELTNLQQQLQSHQSSCRTTQEVADGLQEGESQASVVKEEDGPLQNVDICIKEEEDDAAVADLYQCTQSDETDSAPEQITSSSADIKAEPVQEEDEKSDVAPVVSSDVAPVVISDLAPVVSSDMAPVVSFVIAKPFATKRCLKRHQSIHTRDDPNQCGQGGKGFNTAAHLEQQQLTHTAEKAHQCQQCKRCFRCPKRLKRHQLTHQTPNQCGQCGKCFARAGTLKLHQLIHTGQKAHQCGECGKCFTRADNLKVHQLIHTGQKTHQCGQCGKCFTRAGTLKLHQLVHTGQKPHQCGQCGKCFSRADALKVHQLIHTGQKPHQCGQCERSFQRPEALRRHKLTHT; via the exons ATGGAGTATGAG AGTGAGATCCAGAGGAACACAACTCTGTGCAGGTTAATCCACCGTCTGGAAGAGAGGGCAGCTGAGAATGGAAGGAGCCAATCAGAGCAGGTGGAGTCAAACCGGCAGCTGAAGCTCCAGGTGGATGAACTACAGAAACAACTGGAGGAGAAAGACGACTCCTTAACACAagccaaacag AGTATTGCAATCCTGACGAATGAACTGACAAACCTGCAACAGCAGCTGCAGAGCCACCAGAGTAGTTGCAg GACGACTCAGGAAGTGGCTGATGGACTGCAGGAAGGAGAGAGCCAGGCCAGTGTGGTG AAAGAGGAGGACGGTCCACTGCAGAATGTAGACATCTGCAttaaagaggaagaagatgacgCAGCTGTTGCTGATTTATACCAGTGTACTCAATCtg ATGAAACTGACTCTGCCCCAGAACAGATCACCTCCTCATCTGCAGACATTAAAGCTGAACCAGTACAG GAAGAAGATGAGAAATCAGACGTGGCTCCTGTAGTCAGTTCAGACGTGGCTCCAGTCGTCATCTCAGACCTGGCTCCAGTCGTCAGCTCAGATATGGCTCCAGTCGTCAGTTTTGTCATCGCAAAACCTTTCGCTACAAAGAGGTGTTTGAAGAGGCACCAGAGCATCCACACCAGAGACGACCCCAATCAGTGCGGACAGGGTGGGAAAGGTTTTAATACAGCAGCACATCTTGAACAACAACAGCTTACACATACAGCAGAGAAAGCCCATCAATGCCAACAGTGTAAGAGGTGTTTTCGGTGCCCAAAACGCCTTAAACGACACCAACTTACACACCAGACACCCAATCAATGTGgacagtgtggtaaatgttttgCCCGAGCGGGGACCCTCAAACTacaccagctcattcacaccGGACAGAAAGCCCATCAATGTGGAgagtgtggtaaatgttttacacGGGCAGATAATCTCAAAGTacaccagctcattcacaccGGACAGAAAACCCATCAATGTGgacagtgtggtaaatgttttacacGGGCAGGTACTCTCAAACTACACCAGCTCGTTCACACCGGACAGAAACCCCATCAATGTGGACAGTGTGGGAAATGTTTTTCACGGGCAGATGCTCTCAAAGTACACCAGCTCATTCACActggacagaaaccccatcaatgtggacagtgtgagaggagttTTCAGCGCCCAGAAGCACTTAGACGACACAAGCTTACTCACACATGA